The region CAGAGTCCAGCAAACATCCAGGTGGGCAAGGGAATTGCCGCCGCATCACAGCAGTTCCGCGAGAGGCGCGTGAGGCAGCAGCAAATTCGAACAGACCCTCCGGCGGCACGGCGGGGACCCGCCCGTCACCCACCGGCAAAGACGCGGCTCGCGCCGTCAGGAGTAGGTCCAGCGCCACCCGTTGCGGTAGGCGCACGTGATGCCCGCACCGCCGGCATCCGTCGTCGAAGCGCCGTGATCCCTGTTCCGGCAGTACCGCCCCGCCTCGTAGCAGTTGCCCGAGCTGGAGACGATCGAGCAGGTGCCACTGTCGCTGCTCCCACTCGTGTCCGCCCCAGCGTCCTGCGCGGCCTCCCGGAGACGGACGAGGACGGACGAGGGAGCTTCCTGCGCACCGGCGGGAAAGGAGGTCCCGCGTAACGTGTGCGGCATGGAGATCTGGATCAATCCGGCCTGTTCGAAGTGCCGCAGCGCCATCAGCCTGCTCGACGCGGAGGGCGCGCAGTACACCGTCCGCCGCTACCTGGAGGACGTACCCACGGAGGACGAGATCCGGGACGTACTGGAGCGACTGGGCCTCGAGCCGTGGGACATCACCCGGACGCAGGAGGCCCTCGCGAAGGAGCTCGACCTGAAGTCGTGGGCGCGCGACGACAGTTCGCGCGGGCAGTGGATCAAGGCGCTGGCCGAGCACCCGAAGCTCATCCAGCGTCCGATCATCACGGCGGACGACGGGACGGCGGTCGTGGCCCGTACGGAGGAAGCGGTTCGGGACGCCTTGACTCGCATGTGACCCAGGCCACTGTACTGACTCGTGTTAACCATTGAGTAACCCTGTTCGGCATCTCGTACATAGCGGCACACGGATCGCATCCGGCCGCCGCACGAGGCGGCCACGGACAGGAGGCGTGCATGTCGCGTAAAAGGACTCTCAGTCCCAAGAAGAAGCTGGCGCTGCTGGTCAGTGCCGCCGCCGTGGCCGGAGGTGGCGCCTTCGCCATGGCGGCCACCTCGAACGCGGCGCCGACCGAGAGCGGCCGGACCCTGTCCGCCGCGGACTCGACGGTCTGCCAGGGGCTCACCACCGCCCTCGGCAACAACCAGAAGTTCATCGACGGCCAACGGGCCAATCCCGACGCGCAGTCGGCGGCGCGGATCGCCAACCGCGAGGCGGTCATCGCACAGATCAAGGTGCAGCAGAAGGCGTCCGGTTGCGCGGTTGGGGAGTCGGCTCAGGACTCCCAGACCACGCAGCCCGCGCAGTCCGCCCAGCCGGCGACGACCACACCCGCGCAGCAGCAGACCACCGCACCCGCGCAGGGGACGGGTGGTGGTGGCGCTGCCACCGGCCAGCAGGTCTGCAACGGTTCGACCGTCACCCTCTCGGGCGAGGCGGGCGCCCCTGCCGCGTCCAGCAACCAGTTCCCGGCCGGGACCAAGCTCAAGGTCACGAACCTGGACAACAACAAGTCCACGACCGTGCAGGTCACCTCGGTGTCGGGCAGCTGCGTACTGCTCAACAACGCGGCGTTCGAGCAGGTCCGGGAGCCGGGCAAGTTCCTGATCCGCCGGGCGCGGATCGAGAAGGTGGGGTGAGCGCCCACATCTGACGACTGAGGAACTCCGCCGAAGGGACGGCGGTACCGGCCGGGCCGCGTGCGGCAGCAGCCCCGCGGCCCGGACCGCCGCCCGGTGCGGGTCGTGCGTCCTGCTGTTCGCGGCCACGAACAGCAGGACCGGCACGTAGAGCGAGTTCACCGGCGGAGAGCCCGG is a window of Streptomyces sp. NBC_00271 DNA encoding:
- a CDS encoding arsenate reductase family protein; amino-acid sequence: MEIWINPACSKCRSAISLLDAEGAQYTVRRYLEDVPTEDEIRDVLERLGLEPWDITRTQEALAKELDLKSWARDDSSRGQWIKALAEHPKLIQRPIITADDGTAVVARTEEAVRDALTRM